One window of the Chryseotalea sp. WA131a genome contains the following:
- a CDS encoding alpha-glucosidase, whose amino-acid sequence MPNSQSWYKHAIVYQIYPRSFYDSNADGVGDLQGIIQKLDYIKSLGVDAVWLNPIYKSPNDDGGYDISDYYAIQPEFGTMQDFDALIEGLHARGVKLIMDLVLNHSSDEHEWFEQSKKSIDNPYRDYYFWRKGKGNEPPNNWSSFFGGSAWQLDETTNEYYLHLFSRKQPDLNWENPKVREEINQLMKFWLDKGVDGLRFDVISAISKRMDFPDTDTDNFNETIEKFYANGPRLKEFIREAREKVWNHYDVITVGEGPGITPQNAVDYLDEHHGLNMIFHFGHMFMDQGPQGRFDPKPWTMADFKQVFKTWDDAFAKQGWGSIFLGNHDFARMVSRWGNDKVYWEQSSKLLITLLLSMRGTPFIFQGDEIGMTNTILNSVGESWDIETQNGWREAQRKGISEMDFLKVANYSGRDNARTPMQWNNKSHGGFTEGQPWMPVNPNRFTINVEDQSNKASSILYYFQEMVKIRKQSEVLSIGHYQPIENSNEQLFAFWRMRGQEKILVLLNFSDEVTNFPIPEGAKRLIGNYEIGKLSELRAWEAVVYAIS is encoded by the coding sequence ATGCCTAATTCCCAATCTTGGTACAAACACGCCATCGTTTATCAAATTTATCCACGCAGCTTTTATGATAGTAATGCGGATGGGGTAGGGGATTTGCAGGGCATCATCCAAAAATTAGATTACATCAAATCGTTGGGTGTAGATGCCGTTTGGCTAAACCCAATTTACAAATCGCCCAACGATGATGGTGGGTACGACATCAGCGATTATTACGCCATTCAACCAGAGTTTGGCACCATGCAGGATTTTGATGCATTGATTGAAGGACTTCATGCCCGTGGGGTAAAGCTAATCATGGACTTGGTGCTCAACCACTCTTCCGATGAACACGAATGGTTTGAGCAATCAAAAAAATCAATCGACAATCCCTACCGCGATTACTACTTCTGGCGAAAGGGAAAAGGCAATGAGCCGCCCAACAATTGGTCATCTTTTTTTGGTGGTAGTGCCTGGCAACTTGATGAAACCACGAATGAATATTATTTGCATTTGTTTTCGCGCAAGCAGCCAGACTTGAATTGGGAGAACCCAAAGGTGAGAGAAGAGATTAATCAGCTAATGAAATTTTGGCTTGACAAGGGCGTAGATGGTTTGCGGTTTGATGTGATATCTGCCATTTCGAAGCGGATGGATTTTCCGGATACGGATACGGATAATTTTAACGAAACGATTGAGAAATTTTATGCCAATGGACCGCGCTTGAAAGAGTTTATTCGCGAGGCTCGCGAAAAAGTGTGGAACCATTATGATGTAATAACTGTGGGTGAAGGCCCTGGCATTACACCTCAAAATGCAGTTGATTATTTGGACGAGCACCATGGCCTTAATATGATTTTTCATTTTGGCCACATGTTTATGGATCAAGGCCCACAAGGAAGATTTGACCCCAAGCCGTGGACGATGGCCGACTTCAAACAAGTATTTAAAACATGGGACGATGCCTTCGCCAAACAAGGGTGGGGAAGTATTTTTCTGGGGAATCATGACTTCGCGCGCATGGTTTCGCGCTGGGGCAACGACAAAGTGTATTGGGAGCAATCGAGTAAGTTGCTGATTACTTTGCTTCTTTCCATGCGGGGTACACCGTTCATTTTTCAAGGTGATGAAATTGGCATGACCAATACCATTTTAAATTCTGTGGGCGAATCGTGGGATATTGAAACACAAAACGGTTGGCGGGAAGCGCAGCGGAAAGGAATTAGTGAAATGGATTTCTTAAAAGTCGCTAACTACAGCGGACGAGATAATGCACGTACTCCTATGCAGTGGAATAATAAATCTCATGGTGGATTTACCGAAGGCCAACCTTGGATGCCCGTAAATCCAAATAGATTCACCATCAATGTAGAGGACCAAAGCAACAAGGCAAGTTCTATTCTTTATTATTTTCAAGAGATGGTGAAGATCCGAAAGCAAAGCGAAGTCTTAAGTATTGGTCACTATCAGCCCATTGAGAATTCGAACGAACAACTATTTGCGTTTTGGCGGATGCGGGGGCAAGAAAAGATATTGGTATTGCTGAATTTTTCTGATGAGGTGACTAACTTTCCAATCCCTGAGGGGGCAAAGCGATTAATTGGTAACTACGAAATAGGGAAGTTAAGTGAGCTGCGGGCTTGGGAGGCCGTTGTTTATGCCATATCCTAA